A section of the Salmo trutta chromosome 4, fSalTru1.1, whole genome shotgun sequence genome encodes:
- the znf143b gene encoding zinc finger protein 143 isoform X2, with product MLLAQINRDSQGMAEFQDADGQQVTLCLAEAVTVADGDHMDTVSLQAVTLADGSTAYIQHDPKVSFSDGQLMDGQVIQLEDGSAAYVQHMSMPKSGGDSLQLEDGQAVQLEDGTTAYIHAPKETYEQSSLQAVQLEDGSTAYIHHTVHMPQSNTILAIQADGTISNLQTDGGIDPETISVLEQYTTKVENLESGLFGREETDNGIHMQIVLQGQEGRTGRVSHVGEKSFHCDHEDCGKLFTTAHHLKVHERCHTGDKPYICDHIGCGKKFATGYGLKSHSRTHTGEKPYRCQEINCHKSFKTSGDLQKHTRTHTGEKPFKCPVEGCGRSFTTSNIRKVHIRTHTGERPYYCAEPSCGRSFASATNYKNHMRIHTGEKPYVCTVPGCDKRFTEYSSLYKHHVVHTPCKPYNCNYCGKTYKQISTLAMHKRTAHNDTEPIEEEQQAYFEQPTDAIDDPEVTYTSVVEVEDSGSEQVSVGTPEVLGQQHQVSLGQQHQVSLVTQDGTTQQELFFKSSFYRGNEETPFVHVC from the exons ATGCTCTTGGCCCAGATAAACCGTGACTCCCAGGGGATGGCAGAGTTCCAGGATGCAGACGGCCAGCAGGTGACCCTCTGTCTGGCCGAGGCAGTGACCGTGGCAG ACGGCGATCATATGGACACAGTGAGTCTACAGGCGGTAACCCTTGCCGACGGCTCcacagcatacatacagcatgACCCCAAAG TTTCCTTTTCAGATGGACAGCTAATGGACGGACAGGTCATCCAACTGGAGGATGGGTCTGCTGCATACGTCCAGCATATGTCCATGCCAAAATCAG gagGAGACAGTTTGCAACTTGAAGATGGACAGGCTGTCCAGCTAGAAGATGGAACAACAGCCTACATTCATGCACCCAAAG AGACATATGAACAGAGTAGtttgcaggcggtgcagttggAGGACGGCAGCACGGCGTACATCCATCACACGGTGCACATGCCCCAGTCCAACACCATCCTGGCCATTCAGGCCGACGGCACCATCTCCAACCTGCAGACAGATGGGGGCATAGACCCTGAGACCATCAGTGTGCTGGAGCAGTACACCACCAAG GTGGAGAATTTAGAGAGTGGGCTGTTCGGCCGAGAGGAGACTGATAATGGCATCCACATGCAG ATTGTTCTCCAGGGTCAAGAGGGTAGGACAGGAAGGGTTTCACACGTAGGGGAGAAGTCCTTCCACTGTGACCACGAGGACTGTGGAAAGCTCTTCACCACTGCTCACCATCTAAAG GTACACGAGAGATGCCACACTGGAGATAAGCCATATATATGTGACCACATTGGCTGTGGGAAGAAGTTTGCTACAG GGTATGGGCTGAAGAgtcactcgcgcacacacaccgGGGAAAAGCCTTACCGCTGCCAGGAGATCAACTGCCACAAGTCTTTCAAAACATCCGGAGACCTACAGaagcacacacggacacacacag GAGAGAAGCCATTCAAATGTCCTGTTGAGGGCTGCGGACGGTCGTTCACCACCTCCAACATCCGCAAGGTTCACATCCGCACGCACACCGGAGAGCGGCCGTACTACTGCGCTGAGCCCAGCTGCGGGCGATCCTTCGCCAGCGCCACCAACTACAAGAACCACATGAGGATTCATACAG gagagaaaccttacgtGTGCACCGTGCCAGGGTGTGATAAGCGATTCACGGAGTACTCCAGCCTGTACAAGCACCATGTGGTCCACACGCCCTGCAAGCCCTACAACTGCAACTACTGTGGGAAGACCTACAAACAGATCTCCACCCTGGCCATGCACAAGCGCACAGCGCACAACGACACGGAGCCCATCGAAGAGGAGCAGCAGGCCTACTTCGAGCAACCCACag ATGCCATTGATGACCCCGAGGTCACCTACACATCTGTAGTGGAGGTGGAGGACTCCGGGTCGGAGCAGGTGTCTGTGGGGACCCCAGAGGTTCTAGGGCAACAGCACCAAGTGTCTCTAGGGCAACAGCACCAAGTGTCTCTAGTCACACAGGATGGAACAACGCAGCAG GAGCTGTTCTTCAAGAGCTCTTTTTATAGAGGAAATGAAGAAACACCATTCGTACATGTATGTTGA
- the znf143b gene encoding zinc finger protein 143 isoform X1: MLLAQINRDSQGMAEFQDADGQQVTLCLAEAVTVADGDHMDTVSLQAVTLADGSTAYIQHDPKVSFSDGQLMDGQVIQLEDGSAAYVQHMSMPKSGGDSLQLEDGQAVQLEDGTTAYIHAPKETYEQSSLQAVQLEDGSTAYIHHTVHMPQSNTILAIQADGTISNLQTDGGIDPETISVLEQYTTKVENLESGLFGREETDNGIHMQIVLQGQEGRTGRVSHVGEKSFHCDHEDCGKLFTTAHHLKVHERCHTGDKPYICDHIGCGKKFATGYGLKSHSRTHTGEKPYRCQEINCHKSFKTSGDLQKHTRTHTGEKPFKCPVEGCGRSFTTSNIRKVHIRTHTGERPYYCAEPSCGRSFASATNYKNHMRIHTGEKPYVCTVPGCDKRFTEYSSLYKHHVVHTPCKPYNCNYCGKTYKQISTLAMHKRTAHNDTEPIEEEQQAYFEQPTDAIDDPEVTYTSVVEVEDSGSEQVSVGTPEVLGQQHQVSLGQQHQVSLVTQDGTTQQVSISEADLQAMGGTITMVTQEGTTITIPAHELMSQGHNSVTMVTADGTEGQVQIMTPDMTTFQTVEEVDFIQEQEHQVVSSSPHPVTLLATSNGTHIAVQLSDQPSLEEAIRIASRIQQGETTGLDD, from the exons ATGCTCTTGGCCCAGATAAACCGTGACTCCCAGGGGATGGCAGAGTTCCAGGATGCAGACGGCCAGCAGGTGACCCTCTGTCTGGCCGAGGCAGTGACCGTGGCAG ACGGCGATCATATGGACACAGTGAGTCTACAGGCGGTAACCCTTGCCGACGGCTCcacagcatacatacagcatgACCCCAAAG TTTCCTTTTCAGATGGACAGCTAATGGACGGACAGGTCATCCAACTGGAGGATGGGTCTGCTGCATACGTCCAGCATATGTCCATGCCAAAATCAG gagGAGACAGTTTGCAACTTGAAGATGGACAGGCTGTCCAGCTAGAAGATGGAACAACAGCCTACATTCATGCACCCAAAG AGACATATGAACAGAGTAGtttgcaggcggtgcagttggAGGACGGCAGCACGGCGTACATCCATCACACGGTGCACATGCCCCAGTCCAACACCATCCTGGCCATTCAGGCCGACGGCACCATCTCCAACCTGCAGACAGATGGGGGCATAGACCCTGAGACCATCAGTGTGCTGGAGCAGTACACCACCAAG GTGGAGAATTTAGAGAGTGGGCTGTTCGGCCGAGAGGAGACTGATAATGGCATCCACATGCAG ATTGTTCTCCAGGGTCAAGAGGGTAGGACAGGAAGGGTTTCACACGTAGGGGAGAAGTCCTTCCACTGTGACCACGAGGACTGTGGAAAGCTCTTCACCACTGCTCACCATCTAAAG GTACACGAGAGATGCCACACTGGAGATAAGCCATATATATGTGACCACATTGGCTGTGGGAAGAAGTTTGCTACAG GGTATGGGCTGAAGAgtcactcgcgcacacacaccgGGGAAAAGCCTTACCGCTGCCAGGAGATCAACTGCCACAAGTCTTTCAAAACATCCGGAGACCTACAGaagcacacacggacacacacag GAGAGAAGCCATTCAAATGTCCTGTTGAGGGCTGCGGACGGTCGTTCACCACCTCCAACATCCGCAAGGTTCACATCCGCACGCACACCGGAGAGCGGCCGTACTACTGCGCTGAGCCCAGCTGCGGGCGATCCTTCGCCAGCGCCACCAACTACAAGAACCACATGAGGATTCATACAG gagagaaaccttacgtGTGCACCGTGCCAGGGTGTGATAAGCGATTCACGGAGTACTCCAGCCTGTACAAGCACCATGTGGTCCACACGCCCTGCAAGCCCTACAACTGCAACTACTGTGGGAAGACCTACAAACAGATCTCCACCCTGGCCATGCACAAGCGCACAGCGCACAACGACACGGAGCCCATCGAAGAGGAGCAGCAGGCCTACTTCGAGCAACCCACag ATGCCATTGATGACCCCGAGGTCACCTACACATCTGTAGTGGAGGTGGAGGACTCCGGGTCGGAGCAGGTGTCTGTGGGGACCCCAGAGGTTCTAGGGCAACAGCACCAAGTGTCTCTAGGGCAACAGCACCAAGTGTCTCTAGTCACACAGGATGGAACAACGCAGCAG GTCAGTATCTCTGAGGCGGATTTGCAAGCGATGGGTGGTACAATTACCATGGTAACACAAGAAggtaccaccatcaccatcccagCCCATGAGCTGATGTCACAAGGACATAATTCTGTCACCATGGTGACAGCGGATGGCACAGAGGGACAG GTGCAAATTATGACCCCAGATATGACCACGTTCCAGACAGTGGAGGAGGTGGATTTTATCCAGGAACAGGAGCACCAGGTGGTGTCTTCAAGCCCTCACCCGGTCACCCTATTGGCTACTTCCAATGGCACTCACATCGCTGTACAG